A part of Marinomonas rhizomae genomic DNA contains:
- a CDS encoding SPOR domain-containing protein: MIDRTVTYRLIGAGIMVLSAAIVLPLILDGERPAELDVQVQVTTPPAFPVVEIAPVQSVDSLPIEKSVGEDKAASDIRLIPVPQSAKDVSEISKAESTVSAKSDAKPEPKPVAKEPAEKTTPAPVAERWTLQIATFKSKDNSVRLVDKLKGANYDAYSLTTNSLYKVYVGPEFKRETSEKMRDEIKKKFSLNGIVVKYSVN, from the coding sequence ATGATAGATAGAACAGTTACATATAGACTGATTGGTGCCGGTATTATGGTGTTATCGGCAGCGATTGTATTGCCATTGATTTTAGATGGCGAGCGTCCTGCAGAATTAGATGTTCAGGTTCAAGTCACGACACCTCCCGCGTTTCCTGTTGTCGAAATCGCTCCTGTTCAGTCTGTCGATAGCTTGCCAATTGAAAAGTCAGTTGGTGAAGACAAAGCCGCATCAGATATTCGTTTGATTCCTGTTCCTCAATCTGCGAAAGATGTTTCAGAAATTAGCAAAGCGGAATCAACCGTTTCTGCTAAGTCAGATGCTAAACCTGAACCCAAGCCTGTTGCGAAAGAGCCCGCTGAAAAAACAACGCCTGCTCCAGTAGCTGAGCGTTGGACCCTTCAGATTGCCACGTTTAAAAGTAAAGACAATTCAGTTCGTTTAGTCGATAAGCTTAAAGGTGCTAATTACGATGCATACAGTTTGACGACTAATTCACTTTATAAAGTCTATGTTGGTCCTGAGTTCAAACGAGAGACCTCTGAAAAAATGCGTGACGAGATCAAGAAGAAATTTAGCTTAAACGGCATTGTCGTTAAATATTCAGTGAATTAG
- the accD gene encoding acetyl-CoA carboxylase, carboxyltransferase subunit beta: protein MSSWLDKFVPSIVRSESKRATAGSVPEGLWKKCPKCENVLYRPELEKNLDVCPKCNHHLRVGARRRLDIFLDKEGRHEIGAHLEPEDKLKFKDSKRYKDRIADAQKATGEKDALVAMQGVLNGMPVVAVAFEFSFLGGSMGAIVGERFIQAVNVCLEKRIPLVCFSASGGARMQEALISLMQMAKTSAGLERLKQEGIPYISVMTDPVFGGVSASLAMLGDLNVAEPNALIGFAGPRVIEQTVREKLPEGFQRSEFLLDKGALDMIIKRDEMRNRLFNILSLLTENKVA, encoded by the coding sequence ATGAGTAGCTGGTTAGATAAATTTGTACCTTCCATTGTGCGCAGTGAATCAAAGCGTGCGACTGCTGGTAGTGTACCTGAAGGTCTTTGGAAAAAATGCCCAAAATGTGAAAACGTTTTGTATCGTCCAGAGTTGGAAAAAAACCTAGATGTATGTCCAAAATGTAATCATCACCTTCGTGTAGGTGCTCGTCGTCGCTTAGATATTTTCTTGGATAAAGAAGGGCGTCATGAGATTGGTGCCCATCTTGAACCTGAAGACAAATTAAAATTCAAAGACTCAAAGCGTTATAAAGACCGTATTGCAGATGCTCAAAAAGCAACTGGTGAGAAAGATGCTTTGGTTGCGATGCAAGGTGTTTTAAATGGCATGCCCGTGGTCGCTGTTGCATTTGAATTTAGTTTCTTGGGCGGTTCCATGGGCGCAATCGTAGGTGAGCGTTTTATTCAAGCCGTTAATGTTTGTTTAGAAAAACGCATTCCGCTTGTATGTTTCTCTGCCAGTGGTGGTGCACGTATGCAAGAAGCGCTTATTTCCTTGATGCAGATGGCAAAAACAAGTGCCGGTTTGGAGCGCTTGAAGCAAGAGGGCATTCCTTATATTTCTGTCATGACTGATCCAGTTTTCGGTGGTGTATCTGCTTCTCTTGCCATGTTAGGTGATTTAAACGTTGCTGAGCCAAACGCTTTGATTGGTTTTGCTGGTCCACGCGTTATTGAGCAAACGGTTCGTGAAAAATTGCCTGAAGGTTTCCAACGTAGTGAGTTTTTATTGGATAAAGGCGCGTTGGATATGATTATCAAACGTGATGAAATGCGTAATCGCTTATTCAATATACTTTCTTTGCTTACTGAAAATAAGGTTGCTTAA
- the trpB gene encoding tryptophan synthase subunit beta → MDSKDFNLDLPDSHGRFGPYGGTFVSETLMSALDDLAKMYERLSKDSAFQAAFDHDLAHYVGRPSPLYFAERLTKKAGGAKIYLKREDLNHTGAHKINNTIGQALLAKHMGKPNIIAETGAGQHGVASATVAARLGLKCKVFMGAEDIRRQSLNVYRMKLLGAEVISVESGTKTLKDALNEAMRYWVGNVDDTFYIIGTAAGPHPYPKLVRDFQSVIGRETKAQCLAQEGRLPDALVACVGGGSNAIGMFHPFIKDENVAMYGVEAGGDGIETGRHAAPLSAGRPGVLHGNRTYVMADDDGQIIGTHSISAGLDYPGVGPEHAWLKDIGRANYVAINDDEAMDGFRDLTRLEGIMPALESSHAVAYGMKLAATMEKDKIVVINLSGRGDKDILTVAELDGIEV, encoded by the coding sequence GTGGATAGCAAAGATTTTAACTTAGATTTACCGGATTCTCATGGTCGTTTTGGGCCTTATGGTGGCACATTTGTTTCTGAGACGCTGATGTCTGCTTTGGATGATTTGGCGAAAATGTATGAGCGCTTATCGAAAGACAGTGCTTTTCAGGCTGCTTTTGATCATGATTTAGCTCATTACGTTGGCCGCCCATCTCCACTTTATTTTGCTGAACGTCTGACCAAAAAAGCGGGCGGAGCTAAGATTTACTTAAAGCGCGAAGATTTAAATCATACTGGTGCTCATAAAATAAATAATACTATTGGTCAGGCTTTGCTTGCCAAGCACATGGGGAAACCAAATATTATTGCAGAAACTGGGGCTGGGCAGCATGGTGTTGCTTCTGCCACCGTTGCCGCTCGTTTGGGTCTGAAGTGTAAGGTTTTTATGGGGGCGGAGGATATTCGTCGCCAGTCACTTAACGTATACCGTATGAAGTTGTTAGGTGCTGAGGTCATTTCTGTTGAATCTGGTACTAAGACCTTAAAAGATGCGCTGAATGAAGCGATGCGTTACTGGGTAGGAAATGTAGACGATACCTTTTATATTATTGGTACGGCTGCGGGTCCTCATCCTTACCCTAAATTGGTTCGCGATTTTCAATCTGTCATCGGTCGTGAGACGAAAGCCCAATGTTTAGCTCAAGAAGGTCGTTTGCCTGATGCGTTAGTCGCATGTGTTGGTGGCGGATCTAATGCTATTGGTATGTTTCACCCATTTATTAAAGATGAAAATGTTGCTATGTATGGTGTTGAAGCGGGTGGCGATGGAATTGAAACGGGTCGTCATGCTGCACCTCTGAGTGCTGGTCGCCCTGGTGTGCTTCATGGTAATCGTACTTATGTCATGGCTGATGATGATGGTCAGATTATCGGCACTCACTCTATCTCGGCGGGTTTGGATTACCCAGGTGTTGGTCCTGAGCATGCTTGGCTTAAAGATATTGGACGCGCTAATTATGTGGCGATTAATGATGATGAGGCGATGGATGGCTTTAGAGATTTGACTCGTTTAGAAGGTATTATGCCAGCACTTGAATCAAGCCATGCTGTTGCCTACGGGATGAAGCTAGCCGCCACGATGGAAAAAGATAAGATTGTAGTAATAAATCTTTCTGGTCGTGGTGATAAAGATATTCTTACCGTTGCAGAATTAGATGGGATAGAAGTATGA
- a CDS encoding phosphoribosylanthranilate isomerase, protein MNCRVKICGITNLEDALMACRHGADAVGFVFYAKSPRYVSPDMANSIVDKLPPFVTPVALFVDADAALINSVINGSSRWIIQFHGGESEAECLSYQRPYMKALRVKRGDDVTALVDQYPSAIAMLLDAYKAGVPGGTGEVFDWALIPDGLSKPIVLAGGLTPSNIQQAITQVRPYAVDVSGGVELSKGIKSESKVQEFISGAKCG, encoded by the coding sequence ATGAATTGCCGAGTTAAAATCTGCGGAATAACCAATTTAGAAGACGCGCTTATGGCGTGTCGTCATGGTGCTGATGCGGTTGGTTTTGTTTTTTACGCAAAAAGCCCAAGATATGTTTCGCCTGATATGGCGAATTCTATTGTTGATAAACTGCCTCCTTTTGTAACGCCTGTTGCTTTATTTGTTGATGCTGACGCGGCACTCATCAATTCTGTTATAAATGGCAGCTCTCGTTGGATTATACAATTTCACGGTGGTGAGTCTGAGGCTGAATGCCTTTCATATCAGCGTCCTTATATGAAGGCATTAAGAGTTAAGCGCGGTGATGATGTAACCGCTTTGGTTGATCAATATCCAAGTGCAATTGCTATGTTATTAGATGCTTATAAAGCTGGCGTCCCTGGCGGAACGGGCGAAGTGTTTGATTGGGCATTAATACCAGATGGCTTGTCTAAACCAATTGTTCTGGCGGGCGGTTTAACGCCGAGCAATATTCAGCAAGCGATAACGCAGGTTAGACCTTATGCCGTAGATGTTAGTGGTGGCGTTGAGTTGTCAAAAGGCATTAAGAGTGAGTCTAAAGTTCAAGAATTCATTAGTGGAGCGAAATGTGGATAG
- the folC gene encoding bifunctional tetrahydrofolate synthase/dihydrofolate synthase, protein MAQTSLASWLSYIEGQHPSEIELGLNRGSAVLARLNLSRPKCKVITVAGTNGKGSTCAMLTQYLSSQGYSVGTYTSPHFLAFNERIALNDSPCDDDVICRAFEAVEAAREGISLTYFEFSTLAALWVFDQSKLDYWVLEVGLGGRLDSVNMIDTDVAVVSSISLDHFDWLGDNIDVIAQEKTGIARKGKLLISGVVNPPSTIASTALEIGANLRQKGQDFNFELDQNSWSWSGNDVYFENLPVPSLPLQNAATVIAVLVYMGLSPAHADLVDLFSKAQLMGRFQKVATSPDVYIDVAHNPEAAIELANRISTLPRKPVAVCGMLKDKDVASVMVHLADSFSDWFCSDLAGPRGAKADELIRHIAHSSPSLGLSAMAFNSVSDALSAALVKAEADQRSVIVFGSFVTVSDYLALNQSKE, encoded by the coding sequence ATGGCGCAAACGTCATTAGCTAGCTGGCTCTCATATATTGAGGGCCAGCATCCTTCTGAAATAGAGTTAGGTCTTAACAGAGGGAGTGCCGTATTAGCTCGGTTAAACTTATCTAGACCTAAGTGCAAAGTGATCACTGTTGCTGGAACTAATGGTAAAGGGTCAACTTGTGCCATGCTGACGCAGTATCTGAGTTCACAAGGTTATTCTGTTGGAACTTATACTTCCCCTCATTTTCTTGCTTTCAACGAGCGTATAGCATTAAACGATTCTCCTTGTGATGACGATGTTATATGTCGAGCTTTCGAGGCCGTAGAAGCTGCACGTGAAGGAATTAGCTTAACGTATTTCGAATTCAGTACACTTGCCGCTTTATGGGTTTTTGACCAATCTAAGTTAGATTATTGGGTGCTGGAAGTTGGATTAGGTGGGCGTTTAGATTCAGTTAATATGATCGATACAGATGTCGCTGTAGTGAGCTCTATTTCTTTAGATCATTTTGATTGGCTAGGCGATAACATAGATGTTATTGCTCAAGAAAAAACAGGTATTGCAAGAAAAGGTAAGTTACTCATCAGTGGCGTTGTTAACCCTCCTAGTACTATTGCTAGTACCGCTTTAGAAATAGGGGCAAACTTACGTCAGAAAGGGCAAGATTTCAATTTTGAATTGGATCAGAATTCCTGGTCTTGGTCCGGTAATGATGTGTATTTTGAGAACTTACCGGTTCCGTCTCTGCCGCTACAAAACGCCGCCACAGTGATTGCAGTATTGGTTTATATGGGGCTTTCTCCTGCGCATGCAGATTTAGTTGATTTATTTAGTAAAGCTCAACTAATGGGCCGATTCCAAAAAGTTGCCACTTCTCCTGATGTGTATATTGATGTCGCTCATAACCCTGAAGCCGCCATTGAGCTTGCTAACCGCATTAGTACCTTGCCACGTAAGCCTGTCGCCGTTTGCGGTATGTTGAAAGACAAAGATGTTGCAAGTGTGATGGTGCATCTAGCGGACAGTTTTTCTGACTGGTTCTGTAGTGATTTAGCGGGTCCAAGAGGCGCGAAGGCCGATGAACTGATCAGGCATATTGCGCACAGCTCACCAAGTCTTGGTTTAAGTGCTATGGCGTTTAATTCTGTCAGTGATGCGTTAAGTGCGGCCTTAGTCAAGGCTGAAGCCGATCAGCGTTCGGTGATTGTTTTTGGTTCGTTTGTAACTGTGTCAGATTATTTGGCGCTTAATCAATCAAAAGAGTGA
- a CDS encoding CvpA family protein: MEQVNSMSTIDWLIIAVVVLSTLLSLKRGFVKEVLSLLTWVVAFVVSVKFSDQMQALLVDQVQNDQIRYIVSFVSLFIATLVVGVLVSFLLGSLIQVTGLTSTDRVLGMLFGFARGSLIVVAFVSLLSLSPAIEKTEFWKTSQLIPQLGQLNDWTRDMLGKSSDLMDSTLIDRALGN; the protein is encoded by the coding sequence ATGGAGCAAGTAAATTCAATGTCGACCATTGACTGGTTGATCATTGCAGTAGTGGTACTTTCTACTCTTTTGAGTTTGAAGAGAGGCTTTGTAAAAGAAGTCTTATCACTTTTGACTTGGGTTGTTGCTTTTGTCGTATCAGTTAAGTTCTCTGATCAGATGCAAGCGCTGCTAGTTGATCAGGTTCAAAATGATCAGATTCGCTATATCGTTTCTTTTGTATCTCTATTTATAGCTACTTTGGTAGTGGGGGTCTTGGTTAGCTTTTTATTGGGATCACTTATCCAAGTAACGGGTTTGACAAGTACGGATAGAGTGCTGGGCATGCTATTTGGTTTTGCTCGTGGCAGCTTGATTGTTGTGGCTTTTGTTTCTTTATTGAGCTTGAGTCCAGCGATAGAAAAAACAGAGTTTTGGAAAACTTCACAATTGATCCCTCAATTGGGTCAATTGAATGACTGGACGCGTGATATGTTAGGCAAGAGCTCGGATCTTATGGATTCGACTCTCATTGACCGCGCCCTTGGAAATTAG
- the trpA gene encoding tryptophan synthase subunit alpha has product MSRIKQCFENLEKSGKKALIPYITAGDPSPDYTVTLMNALVDAGADVIEIGMPFSDPMADGPVIQLACERSLAAGTSVKKVLQIIAEFRLGNTTTPVVLMGYLNPIEFFGYQAFSNAAKEAGVDGILLVDLTPEEATDVVEYFRENDLDLIYLLSPTTTPERAKKICDLASGYVYYVSVKGVTGSAELDVESVKKHVDALRAITALPIGVGFGIRDSKTAAAVSKCADGVIVGSVLVNAIAENQDHQKEYIADALGAILSPMRNEMDA; this is encoded by the coding sequence ATGAGTCGCATTAAACAATGTTTTGAAAATTTAGAAAAATCTGGTAAAAAGGCGCTCATTCCGTATATCACCGCTGGAGACCCTAGCCCAGATTACACAGTGACACTGATGAATGCTCTAGTAGATGCTGGAGCTGATGTGATTGAGATCGGCATGCCTTTTTCAGATCCTATGGCTGATGGTCCAGTGATTCAATTGGCTTGTGAACGAAGCTTAGCCGCAGGAACCAGTGTCAAAAAAGTACTGCAAATCATCGCTGAATTTAGGCTAGGCAATACGACAACGCCTGTCGTTTTGATGGGGTATTTGAATCCAATCGAGTTTTTTGGGTATCAAGCTTTTTCAAATGCAGCAAAAGAAGCGGGTGTTGATGGCATTTTATTAGTGGATCTGACTCCAGAAGAGGCGACAGATGTAGTAGAATACTTCCGTGAGAACGATTTGGATCTGATTTATTTGCTGTCACCAACGACAACACCTGAGCGAGCAAAGAAAATTTGTGATTTGGCTTCAGGTTATGTGTATTACGTTTCTGTAAAAGGCGTGACAGGTTCTGCTGAACTAGATGTTGAAAGTGTTAAAAAACATGTGGATGCATTGCGTGCAATTACCGCCTTACCAATTGGTGTTGGTTTTGGTATACGTGATTCAAAAACGGCAGCGGCAGTAAGCAAATGTGCTGATGGTGTCATTGTTGGTAGTGTATTAGTTAACGCTATTGCTGAAAATCAAGATCATCAAAAAGAATATATAGCTGACGCTTTAGGGGCTATTTTATCGCCCATGCGCAATGAAATGGATGCTTAA
- the truA gene encoding tRNA pseudouridine(38-40) synthase TruA: MTNKVVLVVEYNGSEYKGWQAQKFGVPSVQENLEKALSVIANHPVKVVCAGRTDSGVHASAQVVHFETEVERNERAWTIGVNTYLPTDITVVAARSVTDDFHARFSALSRRYRYVIYSSDFCPAILAKGVTWTYKTLDVNAMKEAAKVFLGTHDFSSFRAIGCQANTPIRTILNFDVQKLGQYIVIDVRANAFLHHMIRNFAGVLMSIGAGEKPVSWAKKTLEAKDRTKGGITAPPTGLYFVDAQYPDVFNVPKRHLGPHFLPYVDEPNYELPS, from the coding sequence GTGACTAATAAAGTAGTACTAGTTGTTGAATATAATGGCTCTGAATACAAGGGCTGGCAAGCACAGAAATTTGGTGTTCCAAGTGTTCAGGAGAATTTAGAAAAAGCATTGTCTGTTATTGCAAATCACCCAGTTAAGGTGGTTTGTGCAGGTCGAACTGATTCCGGTGTCCATGCAAGCGCCCAAGTGGTTCACTTTGAAACAGAAGTAGAGCGTAACGAGCGTGCGTGGACAATAGGTGTTAATACCTATCTTCCTACGGATATTACCGTAGTAGCGGCACGCTCTGTTACAGATGACTTTCATGCTCGCTTTAGTGCATTAAGTCGTCGCTACCGTTATGTTATCTATTCGTCGGATTTTTGTCCGGCAATATTGGCTAAAGGAGTGACTTGGACATATAAGACGCTTGATGTTAATGCCATGAAGGAAGCTGCTAAAGTGTTTCTGGGTACACATGATTTCTCTTCTTTCCGAGCAATTGGCTGCCAAGCCAATACGCCTATCCGTACAATTCTAAACTTTGATGTGCAGAAGCTGGGTCAATACATTGTTATAGATGTCCGCGCTAATGCTTTTTTGCATCATATGATTCGAAATTTTGCTGGTGTTTTGATGTCTATAGGGGCTGGTGAGAAACCCGTTTCCTGGGCGAAAAAAACGTTAGAAGCAAAGGATCGTACCAAGGGCGGTATAACTGCGCCACCAACTGGTCTGTATTTTGTGGATGCTCAATACCCTGATGTCTTTAATGTGCCAAAGCGACATTTAGGTCCTCATTTTTTACCTTATGTAGACGAGCCTAACTATGAATTGCCGAGTTAA